A part of Winslowiella toletana genomic DNA contains:
- the pflA gene encoding pyruvate formate lyase 1-activating protein: MSAIGRIHSFESCGTVDGPGIRFITFFQGCLMRCLYCHNRDTWDTHAGKQITVEELMADVVSYRHFMNASGGGVTASGGEAILQAEFVRDWFRACHAEGIHTCLDTNGFVRRYDPVIDELLDVTDLVMLDLKQMNDDIHQNLVGVSNHRTLDFARYLAKRGIRTWIRYVVVPGYSDDDDSAHKLGEFTRDMGNVEKIELLPYHELGKHKWIAMGEEYKLDGVKPPKADTMDRVKHILEGYGHKVMY, translated from the coding sequence ATGTCAGCTATCGGACGTATCCACTCATTCGAATCCTGCGGAACCGTTGACGGTCCCGGCATCCGTTTTATCACCTTTTTCCAGGGCTGCCTGATGCGCTGCCTTTACTGCCATAATCGCGATACCTGGGACACGCATGCCGGTAAACAGATTACGGTGGAAGAGCTGATGGCCGACGTGGTTTCCTACCGCCACTTTATGAATGCATCCGGCGGCGGCGTGACCGCTTCCGGTGGCGAAGCGATTCTGCAGGCCGAGTTTGTGCGTGACTGGTTCCGCGCCTGCCATGCCGAAGGCATCCACACCTGCCTTGATACCAACGGTTTTGTGCGTCGCTACGATCCGGTGATCGATGAACTGCTGGATGTAACGGATTTAGTGATGCTGGATCTGAAACAGATGAATGATGATATTCATCAGAATCTGGTTGGCGTCTCGAATCACCGTACGCTGGACTTTGCACGTTATCTGGCGAAGCGCGGCATCCGTACCTGGATCCGTTATGTGGTGGTGCCAGGCTATTCCGATGATGATGATTCAGCGCATAAGCTGGGTGAATTTACCCGCGATATGGGCAACGTCGAGAAGATTGAACTGCTGCCTTACCATGAGCTGGGCAAGCATAAATGGATTGCGATGGGTGAAGAGTACAAACTGGATGGGGTAAAACCGCCGAAAGCCGACACCATGGATCGGGTCAAACATATTCTTGAAGGCTACGGTCATAAGGTGATGTATTAA